The following proteins are co-located in the Labrys monachus genome:
- a CDS encoding acetyl-CoA carboxylase biotin carboxylase subunit — MFSKVLIANRGEIACRIIKTARRMGIATVAVYSEADRDALHVEMADEAVLIGPPAAAESYLSIDRIIAACRATGADAVHPGYGFLSEREAFAAALAEAGIVFVGPNPAAIAAMGDKIESKKAAAAAGVSTVPGHLGIIENAAEAVEIAGAIGYPVMIKASAGGGGKGMRIAYSAAEVEEGFRLARSEAKASFGDDRVFVEKFIVEPRHIEIQVLGDKHGNVVHLGERECSIQRRNQKVIEEAPSPLLDEETRARMGAQAVALAKAVNYDSAGTVEFVAGQDRSFYFLEMNTRLQVEHPVTELVTGIDLVEQMFRVAAGEELAFRQEDVRLDGWAIESRVYAEDPLRNFLPSIGRLTLYRPPAERREKGVVVRNDTGVFEGGEISIHYDPMIAKLCTHAATRAEAIAAMSDALDSFAIEGIRHNIPFLAALMQHPRWREGHLSTAFIADEFPGGFSIAPPRGMVAGHVVAVATMIDHLQNLRKRQISGQMGGRPVTFERARVAVMGDLSFNVEVDDARSGWQITFFGEEGHADHIVTLHSEWRPGQPVWSGMIDGEAAAMLVRPIANGVMLAHRGTAAEIRVFTRREAELVRLMPVKALAAASAALLCPMPGLVRTIEVAEGQDVKAGEALCVVEAMKMENVLRAERDATVKKIRVKPGDTLSVDAVIMEFA; from the coding sequence ATGTTTTCGAAAGTTCTGATCGCCAATCGCGGCGAGATCGCCTGCCGGATCATCAAGACCGCGCGCCGCATGGGCATCGCGACCGTCGCCGTCTATTCGGAGGCCGACCGGGACGCCCTGCATGTCGAGATGGCGGACGAGGCGGTCCTCATCGGGCCGCCGGCGGCCGCTGAATCCTATCTGAGCATCGATAGGATCATCGCCGCCTGCAGGGCCACGGGTGCGGATGCCGTCCACCCCGGCTATGGCTTCCTGTCGGAACGGGAGGCCTTCGCCGCCGCCCTGGCCGAGGCCGGCATCGTCTTCGTCGGTCCCAATCCGGCCGCCATCGCCGCGATGGGCGACAAGATCGAATCGAAGAAGGCGGCGGCCGCCGCCGGCGTATCCACCGTGCCGGGGCATCTCGGCATCATCGAGAACGCCGCCGAGGCCGTCGAGATCGCCGGCGCGATCGGCTATCCCGTGATGATCAAGGCCTCGGCCGGCGGTGGCGGCAAGGGCATGCGCATCGCCTATTCCGCCGCCGAGGTGGAAGAGGGCTTCCGCCTGGCGCGCTCGGAGGCGAAGGCCTCCTTCGGCGACGACCGCGTCTTCGTCGAGAAGTTCATCGTCGAGCCGCGCCACATCGAGATCCAGGTGCTCGGCGACAAGCACGGCAATGTCGTGCATCTGGGCGAGCGCGAATGCTCGATCCAGCGCCGCAACCAGAAGGTGATCGAGGAGGCGCCCTCGCCCCTGCTCGACGAGGAGACCCGCGCACGCATGGGCGCGCAGGCGGTCGCTCTCGCCAAGGCCGTGAACTACGATTCGGCGGGGACGGTGGAGTTCGTCGCCGGGCAGGACAGGAGCTTCTATTTCCTCGAGATGAACACCCGCCTCCAGGTCGAGCATCCCGTCACCGAGCTGGTGACCGGCATCGACCTCGTCGAGCAGATGTTCCGCGTCGCGGCGGGAGAGGAACTCGCCTTCCGCCAGGAGGATGTCAGGCTCGACGGCTGGGCCATCGAATCGCGCGTCTACGCCGAGGACCCTCTGCGCAATTTCCTGCCCTCGATCGGGCGCCTCACCCTCTATCGCCCGCCGGCCGAACGCCGGGAGAAGGGCGTCGTCGTCCGCAACGACACCGGCGTGTTCGAAGGTGGCGAGATCTCGATCCATTACGACCCGATGATCGCCAAGCTCTGCACCCATGCGGCGACGAGGGCCGAGGCCATCGCCGCGATGTCGGACGCCCTCGACAGCTTCGCCATCGAGGGCATTCGCCACAATATTCCCTTCCTTGCCGCCCTGATGCAGCATCCGCGCTGGCGGGAGGGGCATCTGTCGACGGCCTTCATCGCCGACGAGTTTCCCGGCGGCTTCAGCATCGCTCCGCCCCGCGGCATGGTGGCCGGCCACGTCGTCGCCGTGGCGACGATGATCGACCACCTCCAGAATCTGCGCAAGCGGCAGATCAGCGGCCAGATGGGCGGACGGCCGGTGACGTTCGAGCGCGCGCGCGTGGCGGTCATGGGTGACCTCTCCTTCAATGTCGAGGTCGACGACGCCCGCAGCGGATGGCAGATCACCTTCTTCGGCGAAGAGGGCCATGCCGATCATATCGTGACCCTCCATTCGGAGTGGCGCCCGGGCCAGCCCGTCTGGTCGGGCATGATCGACGGCGAGGCGGCTGCCATGCTGGTCCGGCCGATCGCCAACGGCGTCATGCTCGCCCATCGCGGCACCGCCGCCGAGATCCGCGTCTTTACGCGGCGCGAGGCGGAGCTCGTGCGCCTGATGCCGGTCAAGGCGCTGGCGGCGGCATCGGCCGCTCTCCTCTGTCCGATGCCTGGACTGGTGCGGACCATCGAGGTCGCCGAGGGCCAGGACGTCAAGGCGGGGGAGGCGCTGTGCGTCGTCGAGGCGATGAAGATGGAGAACGTGCTGCGGGCCGAGCGGGACGCCACGGTGAAGAAGATCCGCGTCAAGCCGGGCGACACGCTGTCGGTCGACGCCGTGATCATGGAATTCGCCTGA
- the lipB gene encoding lipoyl(octanoyl) transferase LipB, with protein MRRLNACGPISVASRNTLDIPFLPRPDSPPVDWLVLPGLMPYEATVAAMEARAAAIADGKAPECVWLLEHPPLYTAGTSAQKTDLVQPGRFPVHESGRGGQYTYHGPGQRVAYAMLDLSRRRQDVRLLVASLEAWLIGTLWSFHVRGERRDDRVGVWVRRPERGDGAEDKIAAIGIRLRRWVSFHGIALNVDPDLEHFSGIVPCGIRDHGVTSLVDLGLPVTMADADLALRAAFEPIFGPTSTAAGPAALADLRRE; from the coding sequence ATGAGGAGGCTGAACGCCTGTGGACCGATCTCAGTGGCCAGCCGCAACACTCTCGACATCCCCTTCCTGCCCCGCCCCGATTCGCCGCCCGTCGACTGGCTGGTCCTTCCCGGCCTGATGCCCTATGAGGCGACCGTGGCGGCCATGGAGGCCCGTGCGGCCGCGATCGCCGACGGCAAGGCGCCCGAGTGCGTCTGGCTGCTGGAGCACCCGCCGCTCTACACGGCGGGCACGTCCGCCCAGAAGACGGACCTGGTGCAACCCGGCCGCTTCCCGGTGCACGAAAGCGGACGCGGCGGGCAATATACCTATCACGGGCCGGGCCAGCGGGTCGCCTATGCCATGCTCGACCTCAGCCGCCGCCGCCAGGACGTCCGCCTGCTGGTGGCGTCGCTCGAGGCCTGGCTGATCGGGACGCTATGGTCCTTCCATGTGCGGGGCGAACGGCGCGACGACCGCGTCGGCGTGTGGGTGAGGCGGCCGGAACGCGGGGACGGCGCCGAGGACAAGATCGCGGCGATCGGCATCCGCCTGCGGCGCTGGGTGTCGTTCCACGGCATCGCCCTCAATGTCGATCCCGATCTCGAGCATTTTTCCGGCATCGTGCCCTGCGGCATCCGCGACCATGGCGTGACCAGCCTGGTCGACCTCGGATTGCCCGTGACGATGGCGGATGCCGATCTGGCGCTGCGGGCCGCCTTCGAGCCGATCTTTGGCCCGACCTCTACCGCAGCCGGGCCAGCGGCGCTGGCGGACCTTCGCCGGGAATGA
- a CDS encoding Crp/Fnr family transcriptional regulator: protein MDIWDQFFSWGAVPGHLAYAVIAVSYLLTNIFWLRLAAVVGIGFEIVYFLLSGSAVWPSIVWDSAFILINLVQLGLILRDRFSLKLSADQEAFLKPIVGDLDKAQVAQLLRTAEWRTLLPETVLTAESQPVKDLTFVCEGQTAVRVKGQLVAHVGAGAFVGDVSFATGGPATATVTAEETVRVLAFDQAELKVLCRRDEQIASALYRRIGGGLADKMRATTRRL from the coding sequence TTGGACATTTGGGATCAGTTCTTCAGTTGGGGAGCGGTTCCCGGACATCTCGCCTATGCGGTCATCGCCGTATCCTATTTGCTCACCAACATCTTCTGGCTGAGGCTGGCGGCCGTCGTCGGCATCGGCTTCGAGATCGTCTATTTCCTGCTCAGCGGGTCCGCCGTCTGGCCGAGCATCGTCTGGGACAGCGCCTTCATCCTGATCAATCTCGTCCAGCTCGGCCTCATCCTGCGGGACCGTTTCAGCCTGAAGCTCTCGGCCGACCAGGAGGCCTTCCTCAAGCCGATCGTCGGCGACCTCGACAAGGCGCAAGTGGCCCAGCTGCTGCGCACGGCCGAATGGCGGACCTTGCTGCCGGAGACGGTACTGACCGCCGAGAGCCAGCCGGTGAAGGATCTGACCTTCGTCTGCGAGGGGCAGACGGCCGTCCGCGTGAAGGGCCAGCTGGTGGCCCATGTCGGGGCAGGGGCATTCGTCGGCGACGTATCCTTCGCCACCGGCGGGCCGGCGACCGCGACCGTGACCGCGGAGGAGACGGTGCGGGTGCTGGCCTTCGACCAGGCGGAGCTGAAGGTCCTGTGCCGGCGCGACGAGCAGATCGCCTCCGCGCTGTACCGGCGCATCGGCGGCGGCCTCGCGGACAAGATGCGGGCGACGACCCGCCGCCTCTGA
- a CDS encoding VOC family protein has translation MTTTTRSGAEGAGIHHITAITGDGRANIRFYRDVLGLRLVKRTVNFDDPTAHHLYFGDATGKPGTILTFFAWAGAHRGKPGTGEAQTIAFRVPEASLDWWRTHLGELGIPFAAERRFGEELVALTDPDGICLELVAAGPSDPDAWVDSAVPPVHAVTGFHGVTLHVGPGEGTARVLSDVLGFAGTKEDGDRRRFSTGSDTVGGHVDVVVDAKRVPSSMGAGSIHHVAFRAADDAAQAAMAEALQEMRVGTTEQKDRTYFRSIYFREPGGVIFEIATDAPGFAIDESVETLGTALKLPPQYEAYRGKIEAALPDID, from the coding sequence ATGACCACGACCACCAGATCCGGCGCGGAAGGTGCCGGCATCCATCACATCACCGCGATCACCGGCGACGGCCGCGCCAATATCCGCTTCTACCGCGACGTCCTCGGCCTGCGCCTCGTCAAGCGCACCGTCAATTTCGACGATCCCACGGCCCATCATCTCTATTTCGGCGACGCCACCGGCAAGCCCGGCACGATTCTCACCTTCTTCGCCTGGGCCGGTGCCCATCGCGGCAAGCCGGGCACGGGCGAAGCCCAGACGATCGCCTTCCGGGTACCGGAAGCGTCGCTGGATTGGTGGCGCACCCATCTAGGAGAACTCGGCATTCCCTTCGCCGCGGAAAGACGCTTCGGGGAGGAACTGGTCGCCCTGACGGACCCCGACGGCATATGCCTCGAATTGGTGGCTGCCGGGCCGTCCGACCCTGATGCCTGGGTCGACAGCGCGGTCCCGCCGGTTCACGCCGTCACCGGCTTCCACGGCGTGACGCTGCATGTCGGGCCTGGCGAGGGCACGGCCCGCGTCCTTTCCGACGTTCTCGGCTTCGCCGGAACGAAGGAGGACGGCGACCGCCGCCGCTTCAGCACCGGCAGCGACACGGTCGGTGGCCATGTCGACGTCGTGGTCGACGCCAAGCGCGTGCCTTCGAGCATGGGCGCCGGCTCGATCCACCACGTCGCCTTCCGGGCCGCGGACGATGCCGCGCAGGCGGCGATGGCCGAGGCGCTGCAGGAAATGCGCGTCGGCACGACGGAGCAGAAGGACCGGACCTATTTCCGTTCCATCTATTTCCGCGAGCCCGGCGGCGTGATCTTCGAGATCGCCACGGACGCGCCGGGCTTCGCCATCGACGAAAGCGTGGAGACGCTGGGCACCGCGCTCAAGCTGCCGCCGCAATATGAGGCCTATCGCGGGAAGATCGAAGCCGCCCTGCCCGATATCGACTGA